Proteins from one Cryptomeria japonica chromosome 4, Sugi_1.0, whole genome shotgun sequence genomic window:
- the LOC131065559 gene encoding xylulose kinase 2: MAAYALPEDALFLGLDSSTQSLKATVLDNNLRIVCSEIVHFDSELPHYKTKDGVYRDPSGSGRVVSPPLMWVEALDLILNKLKKADFKFAKVKAVSGSGQQHGSVYWKKGTLDSILKRLNSKESLAVQLQDAFSTNESPIWMDSSTKVQCREIENAIGGAAELSLLTGSCAYERYTGPQIRKIYQTQKQVYDNTERISLVSSFMASLLIGGYASIDETDGAGMNLMDLRKRIWSKAALEATAPNLEEKLGPLAPPHAVAGNLSTYFVDRFMFDKNCLVVQWSGDNPNSLAGLALNRPGDLAISLGTSDVVFGITSEPHPGLEGHVLPNPVDPNCYMVMLVYKNGSLTREEIRNRCANGSWDKFNEFIDQTPPLNDGKMGFYYKEPEILPPLPVGIHHYQLSNYENYAEGHATAHQVPEFNAPSEVRAILEGQFISMRAHSETIGMPSPPERLIATGGASANSHILSLLASIFGCSVYTVERPDSASLGASLRAAHGWACHKEGKFIPISYLYEGKAEETSLMCKLSAPAGDTDVYSKYSTILPVRMKIEQELVEKFGIK; the protein is encoded by the exons ATGGCTGCTTATGCACTTCCTGAAGACGCCCTGTTTCTGGGTTTAGACAGCTCTACACA GTCTCTCAAAGCGACTGTTTTGGACAACAATCTTCGCATTGTCTGTTCAGAAATTGTTCATTTTGACTCAGAGCTACCGCATTACAAAACTAAGGATGGAGTATACAGAGATCCTTCGGGTAGTGGACGAGTTGTATCACCACCTTTGATGTGGGTAGAAGCTCTTGACCTCATTCTTAACAAATTAAAGAAGGCAGATTTTAAGTTTGCCAAAGTCAAGGCAGTATCTGGAAGCGGACAGCAGCACGGGAGTGTTTACTGGAAAAAGGGAACCTTGGATTCGATTCTAAAACGATTGAATTCAAAAGAATCTTTGGCTGTGCAGCTTCAGGATGCTTTCTCTACAAATGAATCACCCATTTGGATGGACAGTAGCACAAAAGTGCAGTGTAGAGAAATTGAGAATGCGATTGGTGGGGCAGCTGAGTTGTCTTTGCTTACTGGGTCCTGTGCTTATGAAAGATACACTGGACCTCAGATACGGAAAATATATCAGACACAAAAGCAGGTGTATGACAATACTGAAAGAATTTCACTTGTGAGTTCTTTCATGGCATCCCTTCTAATTGGTGGCTATGCTAGCATAGACGAGACTGATGGAGCAGGGATGAATTTGATGGATCTAAGAAAACGAATTTGGTCAAAGGCAGCCTTAGAG GCCACTGCTCCAAACTTGGAAGAAAAGCTTGGACCATTGGCTCCACCTCATGCTGTGGCTGGAAATTTGAGTACATATTTTGTAGACAG GTTTATGTTTGACAAAAACTGTTTAGTTGTTCAGTGGTCTGGAGATAATCCAAATAGCTTGGCAG GCCTGGCATTGAACCGCCCTGGAGATCTTGCAATCAGTTTGGGTACCAGTGATGTA GTATTTGGCATCACAAGCGAACCACACCCTGGTCTAGAAGGACATGTATTACCTAATCCTGTTGATCCAAATTGCTACATGGTGATGCTGGTCTACAAAAATGGATCTCTGACACGTGAAG AAATTCGGAACCGCTGTGCAAACGGATCGTGGGACAAGTTCAATGAATTTATAGACCAAACTCCTCCTCTAAATG ATGGCAAAATGGGATTTTACTATAAAGAACCTGAGATTTTACCTCCTCTCCCAG TTGGAATTCATCATTACCAGCTTAGCAACTATGAGAATTATGCTGAGGGTCATGCAACAGCTCATCAAGTACCAGAGTTCAATGCGCCTTCTGAG GTTCGAGCAATTTTGGAAGGCCAATTTATTTCAATGCGTGCACACTCTGAGACGATAGGTATGCCATCACCACCAGAACGTCTGATAGCAACTGGCGGAGCATCAGCAAATAGCCATATCCTTTCATTACTTGCTTCAATATTTGGCTGCTCTGTCTATACTGTTGAAAGGCCAG ATTCTGCTTCGTTAGGTGCTTCATTGAGAGCAGCTCATGGATGGGCATGTCACAAAGAAGGAAAATTTATACCTATTTCATACCTGTATGAAGGTAAAGCAGAAGAAACATCACTGATGTGCAAACTCTCTGCTCCTGCAGGGGACACAGATGTTTACTCTAAGTATAGCACCATTCTTCCTGTGAGGATGAAAATTGAGCAAGAGTTGGTGGAGAAGTTTGGTATCAAATAA